The following proteins come from a genomic window of Rutidosis leptorrhynchoides isolate AG116_Rl617_1_P2 chromosome 10, CSIRO_AGI_Rlap_v1, whole genome shotgun sequence:
- the LOC139872557 gene encoding uncharacterized protein isoform X1 yields the protein MEEYPESEWEIQEYSSSNKGETSMMKWILNKGYGIGKKMMITGIAISAAPLVLPPILVFSAMGVAFSVPSGLVFATYACTNKLMRMLLPTPPSPVLLLEYYSDDDEHVKEEGIYDCGKYVGASITDLDENIIGDGLCNENEEEKVQIAGYEDEGEGLIMNVDENVDEMEIKDVVLPRENVIKDDEVEKMEDMKQEDETRLKVGVASISNSDEDEGFYDDDNKEEVQPYDYKQEKDVLLVNADEVVDEKSYDTNENDVKKEMDNDVLQSEKFTKEEEVELIKDMNHEVEMRLELDGASITNSNEIIVGEGLYEDDDNKEEEVHPYDYKQERDALVVNVDEVVDEQSYDTNENDDEKEMEDDVKRSQTVTKEEVEMRLELDVGSITNSDDNGVGKGHIEEEVRPDDHDQELEALIMYENEKSYNIDDVKAIEDDFLRRENFVEEEETEQMEDIKEGVEMRLGLDVESVKNTDENIVGEVLYDDVNKEEFQADDEIEDEKSNENDVENEMEDHVTKDYAGLIKSSNENIVEEGSWIKSSNKNIVEEGSCDDVNKEELRADDEIKDEKSNENSVDNEMEDRVLQTENDTKEAETEQMEDIKKEVDTRLGLDVGLITNFGGGGINEQGCAEDIGEYQQEDENENNTQEDEKEEVVEESNGLLEESASNVASGVETIEPVIVKEIECEKLIPNGSNDNERVGEMRHVVILTEGDEGNNFNSREVEELDLVAKKVAGDSKKDERNFESDEKVMRESMGTQEKTISDTVSNYGTERTNEENLITLNADARDDVGDDNAIINSEDLEAGDEVKENGADEDVDVLALPAFKRMVSDTHNREVKAENDTKLPTKESLQDILDDGKIWEKIGAMRAIVGYNVPKQPTCIEELKALYVFTGVEPPVSFNGDSGLDEVNEKLKFLMSIVGVK from the exons ATGGAAGAATATCCAGAATCTGAATGGGAAATTCAAGAGTATTCATCTTCAAATAAAGGTGaaactagtatgatgaaatggatTTTAAATAAAGGATATGGAAttggaaaaaagatgatgattacagGTATAGCAATCTCAGCTGCACCACTTGTTCTTCCACCAATTCTCGTTTTTTCAGCAATGGGAGTTGCGTTTTCGGTCCCTTCCGGGCTTGTTTTTGCGACGTATGCTTGTACTAATAAGCTCATGAGAATGTTGCTGCCGACCCCACCATCACCAGTTTTATTATTGGAATATTATAGTGATGATGATGAACATGTGAAAGAGGAAGGTATTTATGATTGTGGAAAATATGTTGGTGCTTCGATCACAGATTTGGATGAAAATATTATTGGGGATGGTCTCTGTaatgaaaatgaagaagaaaaagtgCAAATAGCTGGTTATGAGGATGAAGGGGAAGGTTTAATCATGAATGTGGATGAAAATGTCGATGAAATGGAAATTAAAGATGTCGTATTACCTAGAGAAAATGTTATAAAAGATGACGAAGTTGAGAAAATGGAAGATATGAAGCAAGAAGACGAGACGAGGCTTAAAGTGGGCGTGGCTTCGATCTCGAACTCGGATGAAGATGAAGGTTtctatgatgatgataataaagaaGAGGTGCAGCCTTATGATTATAAGCAAGAAAAGGACGTTTTACTCGTGAATGCGGATGAAGTTGTTGATGAAAAAAGCTACGATACTAATGAAAATGATGTTAAAAAAGAAATGGATAATGATGTCTTACAAAGTGAAAAGTTCACAAAAGAGGAAGAAGTCGAATTAATTAAAGATATGAATCACGAAGTAGAGATGAGGCTTGAATTGGACGGGGCGTCGATCACGAACTCGAATGAAATTATCGTTGGGGAAGGTTtgtatgaagatgatgataataaagAAGAAGAGGTACATCCGTATGATTATAAGCAAGAAAGGGATGCATTAGTTGTGAATGTGGATGAGGTTGTTGATGAACAAAGCTATGATACTAATGAAAATGACGATGAAAAAGAAATGGAAGATGATGTCAAACGAAGTCAAACTGTCACAAAAGAAGAAGTAGAGATGAGGCTTGAATTGGACGTGGGGTCGATCACGAATTCAGATGACAATGGTGTTGGAAAAGGACATATAGAAGAGGAAGTGCGACCAGATGATCATGATCAAGAATTGGAGGCTTTAATCATGTATGAGAATGAAAAAAGCTACAATATTGATGATGTAAAAGCAATTGAAGATGACTTCTTGCGAAGAGAAAATTTTGTAGAAGAGGAAGAAACTGAGCAAATGGAAGATATAAAGGAAGGAGTTGAGATGAGGCTTGGATTGGATGTAGAATCGGTTAAGAATACAGATGAAAATATTGTTGGAGAAGTTTTGTATGACGATGTCAATAAAGAAGAATTTCAGGCTGATGATGAGATTGAAGATGAAAAAAGTAATGAGAATGATGTTGAAAATGAAATGGAAGATCATGTTACAAAAGATTATGCAGGGCTGATTAAGAGTTCAAATGAAAATATTGTTGAAGAAGGTTCATGGATTAAGAGTTCAAATAAAAATATTGTTGAAGAAGGTTCATGTGACGATGTCAATAAAGAAGAATTGCGGGCTGATGATGAGATTAAAGATGAAAAAAGCAATGAGAATAGTGTTGATAATGAAATGGAAGATCGTGTGTTGCAAACAGAAAATGATACAAAAGAAGCCGAAACTGAGCAAATGGAAGATATTAAGAAAGAAGTCGATACACGTCTTGGATTGGATGTGGGGTTGATCACAAACTTTGGTGGTGGTGGTATAAACGAACAAGGGTGTGCAGAAGACATTGGAGAGTATCAACAAGAAGACGAAAATGAAAATAATACACAAGAAGATGAAAAGGAAGAGGTGGTGGAAGAAAGTAACGGACTACTCGAAGAGAGTGCTTCAAATGTAGCTTCGGGTGTCGAGACAATAGAGCCGGTTATAGTCAAAGAAATCGAATGCGAGAAACTAATACCGAATGGAAGCAATGATAACGAGCGTGTAGGTGAGATGCGGCATGTTGTGATCTTAACCGAAGGAGACGAGGGGAACAATTTCAATTCGAGAGAAGTCGAAGAGTTAGATTTGGTTGCAAAAAAAGTCGCCGGAGATAGCAAAAAAGATGAAAGGAACTTCGAGTCTGATGAAAAGGTAATGAGAGAGAGCATGGGAACGCAGGAGAAAACAATTTCTGACACCGTGTCTAATTACGGAACAGAGCGAACAAACGAAGAAAATTTGATTACTTTAAATGCAGATGCGAGGGATGATGTAGGCGATGACAACGCAATCATAAATTCTGAGGACCTTGAAG CTGGTGATGAAGTGAAGGAAAACGGTGCTGATGAAGATGTGGATGTTTTGGCACTTCCTGCTTTTAAACGAATGGTATCGGATACACATAATCGAGAAGTCAAAGCTGAGAACGATACAAAATTGCCAACCAAAGAG AGTTTACAGGACATTTTAGATGATGGGAAGATATGGGAGAAAATTGGAGCAATGAGAGCGATCGTAGGATATAATGTACCTAAACAACCAACGTGCATTGAGGAACTGAAGGCTCTTTATGTGTTCACTGGGGTCGAGCCGCCGGTATCGTTCAATGGTGATTCAGGTCTTGATGAAGTCAACGAGAAGCTCAAATTTCTCATGTCTATTGTTGGTGTGAAATAA
- the LOC139872557 gene encoding uncharacterized protein isoform X2, protein MEEYPESEWEIQEYSSSNKGETSMMKWILNKGYGIGKKMMITGIAISAAPLVLPPILVFSAMGVAFSVPSGLVFATYACTNKLMRMLLPTPPSPVLLLEYYSDDDEHVKEEGIYDCGKYVGASITDLDENIIGDGLCNENEEEKVQIAGYEDEGEGLIMNVDENVDEMEIKDVVLPRENVIKDDEVEKMEDMKQEDETRLKVGVASISNSDEDEGFYDDDNKEEVQPYDYKQEKDVLLVNADEVVDEKSYDTNENDVKKEMDNDVLQSEKFTKEEEVELIKDMNHEVEMRLELDGASITNSNEIIVGEGLYEDDDNKEEEVHPYDYKQERDALVVNVDEVVDEQSYDTNENDDEKEMEDDVKRSQTVTKEEVEMRLELDVGSITNSDDNGVGKGHIEEEVRPDDHDQELEALIMYENEKSYNIDDVKAIEDDFLRRENFVEEEETEQMEDIKEGVEMRLGLDVESVKNTDENIVGEVLYDDVNKEEFQADDEIEDEKSNENDVENEMEDHVTKDYAGLIKSSNENIVEEGSWIKSSNKNIVEEGSCDDVNKEELRADDEIKDEKSNENSVDNEMEDRVLQTENDTKEAETEQMEDIKKEVDTRLGLDVGLITNFGGGGINEQGCAEDIGEYQQEDENENNTQEDEKEEVVEESNGLLEESASNVASGVETIEPVIVKEIECEKLIPNGSNDNERVGEMRHVVILTEGDEGNNFNSREVEELDLVAKKVAGDSKKDERNFESDEKVMRESMGTQEKTISDTVSNYGTERTNEENLITLNADARDDVGDDNAIINSEDLEAGDEVKENGADEDVDVLALPAFKRMVSDTHNREVKAENDTKLPTKEDILDDGKIWEKIGAMRAIVGYNVPKQPTCIEELKALYVFTGVEPPVSFNGDSGLDEVNEKLKFLMSIVGVK, encoded by the exons ATGGAAGAATATCCAGAATCTGAATGGGAAATTCAAGAGTATTCATCTTCAAATAAAGGTGaaactagtatgatgaaatggatTTTAAATAAAGGATATGGAAttggaaaaaagatgatgattacagGTATAGCAATCTCAGCTGCACCACTTGTTCTTCCACCAATTCTCGTTTTTTCAGCAATGGGAGTTGCGTTTTCGGTCCCTTCCGGGCTTGTTTTTGCGACGTATGCTTGTACTAATAAGCTCATGAGAATGTTGCTGCCGACCCCACCATCACCAGTTTTATTATTGGAATATTATAGTGATGATGATGAACATGTGAAAGAGGAAGGTATTTATGATTGTGGAAAATATGTTGGTGCTTCGATCACAGATTTGGATGAAAATATTATTGGGGATGGTCTCTGTaatgaaaatgaagaagaaaaagtgCAAATAGCTGGTTATGAGGATGAAGGGGAAGGTTTAATCATGAATGTGGATGAAAATGTCGATGAAATGGAAATTAAAGATGTCGTATTACCTAGAGAAAATGTTATAAAAGATGACGAAGTTGAGAAAATGGAAGATATGAAGCAAGAAGACGAGACGAGGCTTAAAGTGGGCGTGGCTTCGATCTCGAACTCGGATGAAGATGAAGGTTtctatgatgatgataataaagaaGAGGTGCAGCCTTATGATTATAAGCAAGAAAAGGACGTTTTACTCGTGAATGCGGATGAAGTTGTTGATGAAAAAAGCTACGATACTAATGAAAATGATGTTAAAAAAGAAATGGATAATGATGTCTTACAAAGTGAAAAGTTCACAAAAGAGGAAGAAGTCGAATTAATTAAAGATATGAATCACGAAGTAGAGATGAGGCTTGAATTGGACGGGGCGTCGATCACGAACTCGAATGAAATTATCGTTGGGGAAGGTTtgtatgaagatgatgataataaagAAGAAGAGGTACATCCGTATGATTATAAGCAAGAAAGGGATGCATTAGTTGTGAATGTGGATGAGGTTGTTGATGAACAAAGCTATGATACTAATGAAAATGACGATGAAAAAGAAATGGAAGATGATGTCAAACGAAGTCAAACTGTCACAAAAGAAGAAGTAGAGATGAGGCTTGAATTGGACGTGGGGTCGATCACGAATTCAGATGACAATGGTGTTGGAAAAGGACATATAGAAGAGGAAGTGCGACCAGATGATCATGATCAAGAATTGGAGGCTTTAATCATGTATGAGAATGAAAAAAGCTACAATATTGATGATGTAAAAGCAATTGAAGATGACTTCTTGCGAAGAGAAAATTTTGTAGAAGAGGAAGAAACTGAGCAAATGGAAGATATAAAGGAAGGAGTTGAGATGAGGCTTGGATTGGATGTAGAATCGGTTAAGAATACAGATGAAAATATTGTTGGAGAAGTTTTGTATGACGATGTCAATAAAGAAGAATTTCAGGCTGATGATGAGATTGAAGATGAAAAAAGTAATGAGAATGATGTTGAAAATGAAATGGAAGATCATGTTACAAAAGATTATGCAGGGCTGATTAAGAGTTCAAATGAAAATATTGTTGAAGAAGGTTCATGGATTAAGAGTTCAAATAAAAATATTGTTGAAGAAGGTTCATGTGACGATGTCAATAAAGAAGAATTGCGGGCTGATGATGAGATTAAAGATGAAAAAAGCAATGAGAATAGTGTTGATAATGAAATGGAAGATCGTGTGTTGCAAACAGAAAATGATACAAAAGAAGCCGAAACTGAGCAAATGGAAGATATTAAGAAAGAAGTCGATACACGTCTTGGATTGGATGTGGGGTTGATCACAAACTTTGGTGGTGGTGGTATAAACGAACAAGGGTGTGCAGAAGACATTGGAGAGTATCAACAAGAAGACGAAAATGAAAATAATACACAAGAAGATGAAAAGGAAGAGGTGGTGGAAGAAAGTAACGGACTACTCGAAGAGAGTGCTTCAAATGTAGCTTCGGGTGTCGAGACAATAGAGCCGGTTATAGTCAAAGAAATCGAATGCGAGAAACTAATACCGAATGGAAGCAATGATAACGAGCGTGTAGGTGAGATGCGGCATGTTGTGATCTTAACCGAAGGAGACGAGGGGAACAATTTCAATTCGAGAGAAGTCGAAGAGTTAGATTTGGTTGCAAAAAAAGTCGCCGGAGATAGCAAAAAAGATGAAAGGAACTTCGAGTCTGATGAAAAGGTAATGAGAGAGAGCATGGGAACGCAGGAGAAAACAATTTCTGACACCGTGTCTAATTACGGAACAGAGCGAACAAACGAAGAAAATTTGATTACTTTAAATGCAGATGCGAGGGATGATGTAGGCGATGACAACGCAATCATAAATTCTGAGGACCTTGAAG CTGGTGATGAAGTGAAGGAAAACGGTGCTGATGAAGATGTGGATGTTTTGGCACTTCCTGCTTTTAAACGAATGGTATCGGATACACATAATCGAGAAGTCAAAGCTGAGAACGATACAAAATTGCCAACCAAAGAG GACATTTTAGATGATGGGAAGATATGGGAGAAAATTGGAGCAATGAGAGCGATCGTAGGATATAATGTACCTAAACAACCAACGTGCATTGAGGAACTGAAGGCTCTTTATGTGTTCACTGGGGTCGAGCCGCCGGTATCGTTCAATGGTGATTCAGGTCTTGATGAAGTCAACGAGAAGCTCAAATTTCTCATGTCTATTGTTGGTGTGAAATAA